TTGTTCTTAAATATTATTGGTTTAGGTTGTGGGCCAACTTATGTCGGATTTCTCAGTCAATTTTTAATGACGGATTTTGGCGAAGCCCAAGCACTAAGAATTGCCCTATCATCTTTGGCTATATTTTTTGTAATTAGTATTTTTGCCTTTTTATATGCTGCTAAACATTTGCCAAGGGATTGGGCGGGAGCAGAAGAAAGAAACGAAGGTACATAAATAAGTGATATCGTTAACATACTTAAAAACTGTGATTGTGCAATAAGATAATATATTTAAGTATATGTCTAGTAAGAAAAGTAGAGGTACTTTTTTTTGAGAAAGTACCTCTCTCTATTCCGTCAAGTGCCTGTTTTTAATCAATGTTTAAAACACCATAAGCTTGCAAGGAGGATTCAAGATTTATTTTAATAGTCTTACGAATAAGCTCAATATGTTCGCGTTTCAACTTTTTCACATTTAAGCTGCGCATAAGTGTTTCTCGTTTTAGATGGAACCCTAGAACAAGTCCTATATGAGAGAGGGATATGATTTTTACTTCATCACTATCTGCTGGTAAACCAGTACAAATTGAAATGCATTTATATGTTATCTTTTGGGTTGGTTCAAAGTATTTCTTATACACTACGTCGAAGGCTGGAGTTGGGCTTGTATGTTCTCGCATGAGAATTTGAGCCCAGCTTTTTGGTTCATCGCCCTCAATTAAAGAGGTAAGAATATTATCCTTCATTTTAAGGTATATAGTTAATGCTTCTCTGGCGGATAAATTATCTTGACTAAGTTTCTCGTTAACATACGCACTGGACTGCTGCAAATGCTGTAAAACTTGCTGAGCGATATATTCTACAACAGCGATATAGAGCCCATCTTTACCACCAAAATAGTAGGGAATAGAGGCAACATTTGCACTGGCTTTTTCCGCAATCATCCGAACCGTCGCGTTCTTAGGTCCATGCTCTCCGAATACTTCAATTCCAGCCATGATTAGCGCATATTTTGTTCCTTCGCCGCGCTTTTCCATACGGCTTTTATCCATATTGTCAAGCATCTCTAACGACATTAGTTAATACCTTATGTTCAATTGAATCATTATTACTATGCTGCTCGCCGGCAACAAGCCCTAGCTGTCTAAAAAAACGTCGAATATCATCAGTAATCATAATCAAAACAGGCGTCAATACAAGTACAATAACAGTAACAAACAGAATACCCATTGCAAGTGAAATGACCATAGGAATTAAGAAACGTGCCTGCATACTGGTCTCTAGTAGCATGGGTAGAAGCCCCAGGCTTGTTGTCAAGGTTGTCAATAAGATAGGTCTAAAACGGCGCCTTATTGCGATCAAGCAACTATCAAAAAGACTCTTTCCATTGTTCCTATGCTGGTTCAGATAATCTATCAAAACGACGCTGTCGTTCACTACGACGCCCGATAATGCAACGATACCAAACATAGAAATAAAAGTAAGATTTTCTCCTAGGAGAAAATGGCCCCAGATTGCGCCCACCACGCCAAAGGGGATTGTCACCATGATAATAATCGGTTGGATATAACTACGTAATTGCCCACCAAGTAAAACAAAGATAACGATAACCGCGATCAACATATTACTTCCAAGGGAGGCAAGATCTTCTGATTGCTCTCGGCTTTCTCCTTCAAATGTATAGGTTAAACCGGTAAAACGTTGTTTTAGTTGCGGTAAAATATTAGCATTTAAGGCTGCGAAAATTTCGTTGGGTGTGGCGATACTGTAGTCAACATCACTGGTGACACTTACTACACGGCGGCCATTAACCGTCTGTATCTGTGAAAACCCTGTCTGTTCTTTAATATTAGCTACCGAGCTCAATGGTGTCTCCGAGCCGTCGGGTAAACGAATCCTCATATCATTAAGTGCGGCTAGGCTTTCGCGTTCATCTTTAGGGTAACGCACAAAAACAATTATTTCAGATCTACCACGTTGGAAGCGTTGCACTTCTAGGCCAAAAAATGCTGCACGTAATTGTTGTCCAAGTTCAGCAGGGGAAAGGCCGACAGCTAAACCCTCATCGCTCAAAGAAAATACATATTCTACATTACCCATTTCAAAGCTATCAGTAACATCTAGAGTTCCTTGCAAATTACTTAATTCAGCTTTCAGTTTTTTTGCAGCTTGATTTAAAATATTCTCATCTGGGTGGGTTAACTCAATTTCAATATCAGGTTCTGAGCCAATAGGAGAACTGGCAAAGTTTAACTGTTCGATACCCGATAGGTGCTCAATACGTTTTCGTATTTTTCCTTCTATCTGCTTTGCTGAGAGTTCGCGAAAATCTGAAGGCAAAAGCTGGATCTTTACTTGACCGATACTATTGTCAAATGATGCACCACCAACGCTTCCAGGATTCGAGCTTGCAGAAGTTTGTCCTATAGTTACTACGATACTTTGAAACGGATCTTCACTATTTGTGCCAAGCTCTTTACGTACATTAATTACTTCTTCTTCAATATTGAGTAATGTTTTTTCTGTAGTTTTAAATGGTGTACCCACAGGCATAGTTACATCAATCGTGATTTCATCGCCTTCGACACTTGGGAAAAAAATAAATTTTACTGTGCCACTGGATACCATAGAAAAAGTAACAATAGCAAAGGCAAAGAAACCTGCTACGGTGGCATAGCGCCAGGAGATAAAAAAAGCGGCTGCTGGTGATAACACTCGGTCGACAAACAGCTTTAAAAATCTATCAAATATTCGGCGAATATCTAAGACAATACCTTTACTCCAGCGACTGGGATTGGATAAGTGCGAAGGTAACACGAAGTACGCTTCTATTAATGAAAAAAATAGGATTGGAATCACAACTACAGGGATATTACTGATAACTTGACCGAGTGTTCCGGTGCTAAAAGCAAGAGGGGCAAAAGCCGCCATTGTCGTGGTAACCCCTACAGTAACGGGTGCAATAACTTTTTTGACACCATGAAAAACTGCGTTGTGATCTCCCTTGGCGTTTTCCTGCTCTTCAAAAATACTTTCCCCCATGACAATAGCATCATCTACCACAATACCTAGCACAATAATCAGTGCGAAAAGCGAAATCATATTGATGGAATACCCCATGAAGTACACCACCATTAGTCCACCTAAAAAAGATACTGGCACAGCGACACTCACCCAAAAAGCCAGCTTTAAATCTAAAAATAAAAGTAGTACTAAAAAAACTAACATAAAACCCAATACAGCGTTGCGTAGCATAAGGTTTATACGGTCGTTCAAAACAGCTGTCTGATCGTTCTGTAAAGCCAACTTTAAGCCTGTAGGTAGCTCAACTTTGTCGAGATAATCCTTCACTATAGACGCGACCTCTAAAGTATCTTCACTTTCACTGCGGCGCACTTCAATAAATGCAGCTCGTTGGCCATTAAATTTACTAATAAGGTTGGTATCTTCGAAACCATCTACCACTCGACCAATATCTTTAAGCCGTAGAATAGAACCGTCTGGTAGGGCACGGATTGCCATTTTCTCAAAATCTTCTCCGTTATAGCCGCGCTCTTGTACTCTTATGGAAATCTCTCCTTGGCTAGACTCTACTGTCCCCGCAGGAGTATCAACAGAAAAATTACTAACAGCTCGGCGAACATCTTCAAGGCTAAGGCCGTATTTACGTAAAGATTGTTCTGACACTTCTACAGAAATCTCGTAATCCCTAATCCCACTGACCGCTGTTAACGCTACGCCAGGTAACGTGCGTAAGTCGTCTTCTATTGTCTCAGCCCAGTATTTAATCGTCGCCTCCGAGGCATCACCATATAAAGCTAAAGTGACCACATTCGGTGTAACTTTTACTTTACTAATAATGGGTCTTTCGGCATCTTCTGGAGGAAAGTCAACTAAACTATTTACGTTAGTTTCAACATCATTATAAACTGTGTCAGCATCTGCAAAATCTTTTAGCTCCACATTGATAATACCTGTACCTTCGCTTGCGGTTGATGCAATTCTTTTAACTCCCTCGATACCCAATAAGGATTCTTCTACGCGATTGGTGACAGCGTCAGCGACCTCGTAAGGCGTAGCACCTGGATATACAACGGACACGGTTATTAAACGAGGGTCAACAGTGGGAAAAGTTTCGGAGCGCATGCTCGAAATACTGATAATGCCACCTATAATAAATAAAAACATAAGAATATTAGCCGCGACATGATTATCGATGAACCAAGCTATTATGCCGCGCTCCTCAATTTTAGAAATGCTCATAAGGCTTTCTCACGCTCCTTATTAACAAGTTCATTACGCATCACTTTCATACCTACTTCACCACCATCCAAACGACTAACCACTACTTGAAAATTACCGTCTAAGCCTGAAGCTGCAACATATATGTCATTAGATTCAATAATGTCAGGTTGTAATTTTATTAATTTATTTTTCTCATCCACTGCCCATATCACCCCACCTTTCTGAATCGCTGAAGAGGGTAGGCGAGTAATACCGTTTAATTGGTGTCCTTTAATATCTATTCTAGTGAATACACCGGGAATTAATGTATTAGCATTGTCAATGCCGAAGCTCACGTTAGCAAAACGTGTATTGGCATCAAAAGAGGAGGTTCCCCTTTTTAAATATCCTCGATACTTTTTAGTTTCGCCTAAATAAGATGTTGTAACTATAATATTTGGATTTTTTTCTTGTAGTAGCCATTCTAGTTTTTGGCTTGGTAATGATGCTCTAATTTCAAGGGTTGATCGATCAAACACCTGTGCAATACTTTGGCCAGCAGAGACAAAGCGCCCAGTAGCAACTTGGCTTGATAATACACGACCATTAAAAGGCATTCTAATTTTGGTTCGCTCAAGGTCCAGTTCAGCATTTTTTAACAATGCCTTTGCTGCCTTTAAATTAGCCCGAGCCTCAGCCAATTGCGGTTTCCTAGCGACAAGATCGGGCGCTATCTTACTTCCATTTCTCTGGCGCCATTCAGATAGGGCCGCTTTGCTTTCTGCTTTTTCTAATGTTAGAGAAGTACTTGCACGAGCTACTTCAGCTTCTAGTCTCTCTACTTCTAGTCTAAAGTCTCGTGGATCAATTTCAAACAAAACACTATTTTTTTTAAACTCACCGCCATTATAAAATTCCTGATTTACATTAATAATTTGCCCACTAACTTGGGGGATAACATCGATATTGGTTATCGCTTCCACGGTCCCAGTTGTGTAAAAGGAAATATTGTGAACGCTTTGGCCTACATTTTCCGTTTCCACGAATAGTGCTTTATCAGGTGCATTTTTTTCTTGGGCTTGTGGTTTGTTAGTTTGCAGTATGTTGGAAATCGCAAAAGATGTCAGAATAAAAGCAATAACCAACGCAAGTTGGATAAGACCTTTTATTTTTGGAGAAAATTGTAAGTTCATGGGCAAGTATCCTGTGGAGTATCATGAGAGAGCCAGTCGCCGCCTAATGCAAGATACAAGTTAGTACGTGTATTCCATTTTTGCTGTTCACGGGTAATAGCATTCTGTTCGATTTGGTAACGGCGTTGTTGGGTATTTAAAAAATCACGTAAAGATAGAATGCCTTTACGGTATCTTTCTTCTGATATATTTTCGGCGTGTTTTAGTGAAGCTACAGAACGATTTAACGACTCTACTTCACCTGCTAATTCTTTTTCTGCCTGCAATGCACTTTCGACTTCCCGAATGGCTGTTAACACATTCTGAGCATATGAATAAGCGAGTTCTTCAGCTTCTGCTTTTTGCAATTTGATATTAGCACGGAGTGCTCCACCTTCAAAAATACGAGTGACCAAGCTACTAATAATCGATCCTGTTAATTGTTCAGAACTGAATAAATTATTGGTCGTCTCTCCCGTAACACCAACGCTGGCAACTAAGTTTAACGTAGGATAAAGATCTGCAATTGCCACTCCAATATCAGCAT
The Agarilytica rhodophyticola genome window above contains:
- a CDS encoding CerR family C-terminal domain-containing protein; this encodes MSLEMLDNMDKSRMEKRGEGTKYALIMAGIEVFGEHGPKNATVRMIAEKASANVASIPYYFGGKDGLYIAVVEYIAQQVLQHLQQSSAYVNEKLSQDNLSAREALTIYLKMKDNILTSLIEGDEPKSWAQILMREHTSPTPAFDVVYKKYFEPTQKITYKCISICTGLPADSDEVKIISLSHIGLVLGFHLKRETLMRSLNVKKLKREHIELIRKTIKINLESSLQAYGVLNID
- a CDS encoding efflux RND transporter permease subunit — protein: MSISKIEERGIIAWFIDNHVAANILMFLFIIGGIISISSMRSETFPTVDPRLITVSVVYPGATPYEVADAVTNRVEESLLGIEGVKRIASTASEGTGIINVELKDFADADTVYNDVETNVNSLVDFPPEDAERPIISKVKVTPNVVTLALYGDASEATIKYWAETIEDDLRTLPGVALTAVSGIRDYEISVEVSEQSLRKYGLSLEDVRRAVSNFSVDTPAGTVESSQGEISIRVQERGYNGEDFEKMAIRALPDGSILRLKDIGRVVDGFEDTNLISKFNGQRAAFIEVRRSESEDTLEVASIVKDYLDKVELPTGLKLALQNDQTAVLNDRINLMLRNAVLGFMLVFLVLLLFLDLKLAFWVSVAVPVSFLGGLMVVYFMGYSINMISLFALIIVLGIVVDDAIVMGESIFEEQENAKGDHNAVFHGVKKVIAPVTVGVTTTMAAFAPLAFSTGTLGQVISNIPVVVIPILFFSLIEAYFVLPSHLSNPSRWSKGIVLDIRRIFDRFLKLFVDRVLSPAAAFFISWRYATVAGFFAFAIVTFSMVSSGTVKFIFFPSVEGDEITIDVTMPVGTPFKTTEKTLLNIEEEVINVRKELGTNSEDPFQSIVVTIGQTSASSNPGSVGGASFDNSIGQVKIQLLPSDFRELSAKQIEGKIRKRIEHLSGIEQLNFASSPIGSEPDIEIELTHPDENILNQAAKKLKAELSNLQGTLDVTDSFEMGNVEYVFSLSDEGLAVGLSPAELGQQLRAAFFGLEVQRFQRGRSEIIVFVRYPKDERESLAALNDMRIRLPDGSETPLSSVANIKEQTGFSQIQTVNGRRVVSVTSDVDYSIATPNEIFAALNANILPQLKQRFTGLTYTFEGESREQSEDLASLGSNMLIAVIVIFVLLGGQLRSYIQPIIIMVTIPFGVVGAIWGHFLLGENLTFISMFGIVALSGVVVNDSVVLIDYLNQHRNNGKSLFDSCLIAIRRRFRPILLTTLTTSLGLLPMLLETSMQARFLIPMVISLAMGILFVTVIVLVLTPVLIMITDDIRRFFRQLGLVAGEQHSNNDSIEHKVLTNVVRDA
- a CDS encoding efflux RND transporter periplasmic adaptor subunit, translating into MNLQFSPKIKGLIQLALVIAFILTSFAISNILQTNKPQAQEKNAPDKALFVETENVGQSVHNISFYTTGTVEAITNIDVIPQVSGQIINVNQEFYNGGEFKKNSVLFEIDPRDFRLEVERLEAEVARASTSLTLEKAESKAALSEWRQRNGSKIAPDLVARKPQLAEARANLKAAKALLKNAELDLERTKIRMPFNGRVLSSQVATGRFVSAGQSIAQVFDRSTLEIRASLPSQKLEWLLQEKNPNIIVTTSYLGETKKYRGYLKRGTSSFDANTRFANVSFGIDNANTLIPGVFTRIDIKGHQLNGITRLPSSAIQKGGVIWAVDEKNKLIKLQPDIIESNDIYVAASGLDGNFQVVVSRLDGGEVGMKVMRNELVNKEREKAL